The genomic window aacttagtaTTTCGTGGCAAAACCATTGCTCTGAATAACAGCTCTGCATCGTCTCGGAATTGAAGCTATCAAATTGTCAACTATCGTTTGTGGTATATTTCTCCATGCCTCCAGGACTCTTTGGAAAAATTGGTCAGTATTTGCCACATTAGTTCGATCAATTCtcttttttactatttcccATAGGTTTTCTatggggttaagatctgggAGTTGTGGGGGCCACTCCATTACGTCCACTTTATTCCTCTGGAACCATGATTTCAGGACCTTCGCCGTATGCTTCGGGTCATTATCCTGTTGGAGGACCCACTTCAAGGGCATTTCCCACTCAGCATGTGGCAGCATTACCGATTCCATAATATCCCTGTAAACGTACTAGTCTATTATGCCCATAATACGATGGAGTGGTCCCAAACCAGCAGCAGAAAAGCATCCCCAGACAATAATGTAAGCACTATGCTTAACAGTCTTTACACAGTATGATTTTTGAAGACGCTTGTTACGTGGGCGTCGAACGTAGGATACGCCATCACTTTCgaccaaattaaatttggatTCGTCGCTGAAAACAACAGCTTTCCACTGCTTAATGGCCAATCTATGTGTTCCCTAGCGAACTGCAATCGTTTTTGTTGGTTACGCTTACTAATAAGCGGCTTCTTTGCTGGTCGGTACGTCCGTAAATCAGCTTCAGCCAGGCGCCGACTGGCAGTTTTTGAGCTGATTGGTAACCCAAGCTCCTTTACCAATTGGGAGGCACTTctaaatggatatttttttacctCTCTCGCTATCAGTTTGTCAGTTCTTTCATCCGtttttcttggtcggcctcctCGATGCACCACCgcgatagttttttttttataaagttcgcAATAATTCGAGAAATTGATGACttatgaatattatattttatggatATATCTTTCTGGTCATTCCTTTGTTATATTCATCTACAACACGCGCGCGTAATACTTCACCGACTTATTTCGAGCCATTACTTCATTTAActcaactttacaaaaaaattgtgttatcgcCACAAATTCTGCACAAAACTGATGTTCACAAATTGACACGATTAAACTAAACTCAGAACAGTTAGAAAACAAAACCAAGCTCAAGCATTTTTACCGTTATATAGCTAAGCTCACaaggttgcaattgttttgtcgCTCATAGTTGccagataatttaatttttttttaaatacagctacaaaaaggaaaggatcttgaaaagattttttggaaaatattactcAGATGATCTAGTATCCATAGCGTGAAATTGAATTGCAATTGAGTGAAGAATGACattatgacaaaaaataaattgaaggctGCATTGCAGTTGTAGATTTTTTGTCCGATACTGTACCTACTGGCTAATGCCCGGGTAGACACATTGTTTTCCTCGTAAACGTTAATAAAATCACCTCGCaaaccaaactaaatgtatgcaTGAAAAAAACATCACACTTTATCCGAGAAGTCCCATTTTTCCATTTACTAAGCATGTAtgctatttcactttttttatattttgttatatttatttattgcctaTAAGGAGTTCGCGTCCACTGAACAGAGATTTTGATTTGttctgaaaattttaatgtCCCTTGATAAGAGGTTCGCGTCCGCTCAATGGAGgaatttgtgtaaattttatgACAAATAACTGTCCGCGTCAGGCCAATTTATACCTAAAACTTGGTATAGGAAAAAATGCCCACCCAAGGGAGATAGATGTCCGTTTAATGTAGGTAGGTGCCCGTTAGGAGTTTACCTTAAGTTagcttcaaaaaattgttttcagataacattaatatttataaatttatttcaaggcAAATTGTGACCCAAAAAATGTAGGTGAACACAGTTTTCATGCACTTCTCAGTTCTTAAATaagcattttataaattttgtctaGAATACAAAACAATCAAAACATCAGGCCCTTGAAcgcatcatcatcgtcatcctGAAAGAAGTCTCCAATATTTTCCAACTCTTTACTCAAGTCCAATTCGTTTGTTAAATCATTTGTAACACTTTCCGTTGGTTTCGATTTAGTATTTGCCTCAAATTCAACACTAGCTGCCGGTTGGTTGTCCTTCTTTGTAGGCGAGAAATagttttcgattgtatgcgacTATTAAACAAAAGATTAACGCAAACAGTAAAGTAAAAATTGCAGTAAGCGGCTACTCACATCCGTTGGTGCTCTGGTATGCGTAGCATCCTGTAAGTCTTCGCAAAAGAGTCCAGCTCTATTTAATACATCTTGTTTGTCTTTTAACATATTCCATATAATATCATCAGAAGTTTTAGCGGCCAACAAATAGCGACAAATAATCGGTTTAGTCTGGCCAATTCGATGTGCGCGACTTTCAGCCTGCGCTAAGGTCTGGCGAAAGCAAaagaaattcacaaatttaacaTAATTGCTGGTCATGAATGAAGTAGTTTAGCATACACTGGGATTCCAGTCCAATTCGGCAAAAATAATCATTTCAGCCGCCGTTAGAGTGATGCCTGCATTACAAGCTCGAAGCGAGAGCACCGCTACTTTGCATGAAGATTTTGTTTGGAATTTGTCAATATATTCCTGTGTAATAAAACAGTTTTCAATATATTCACTTCATaggattttcatttaaaaaagtcttACTGCTCTGGCTTCGTTTTTGGTGCTGCCATCTATACGTATaaaattaacatttaatttgTTCAAACAATCGGTAATGGAGTCCATCATGACACGATGATGTGCAAACACAATAAACTTTATGTTTtccttaataatatttttcaggtaTGCACTGTGTTTCGTTGTATAGGAAACGGTTCATAAATAAAGGAAGTGAAAAGGGTTAGGAAAATGCATGACTTACCAGACAGCACGCGCTTTGACCTCAGCCGTtgtggaataaaattttaaaaggattTCCTTTCGCTCGTGACCTTTGCTTGACGAGAAACTCTTACTAAGCGTTTCTAAGTTATGTTGCGTGTcattattatattgtaatagCGCCGGGTCTAGCAGAACTGTTTCTCTGTAATAAAAAATCCATAAGGAGATGAAACCAAAGTTTACGTTCGAACCACTTACCGTTGCTTCCCAGCCAATTGTGGTAAAACAGCTTCCTTTGTACGACGTatcataaatttcaatttgagCACCACATTTAACTCCTCCAGATTCGACTGACCTGACGCATCCCAACCGAAATTCGTTTGTTTGCCATCACAGTAACGAGAAGCTGTTGCAGGGGAATACAATTAAGCGACACTAAACTTTCCAATAATGAGCCTTACATACTGAAATCTATAAAGGTCATAAACTTGCGATCAATCATAAGGATTTGTGTGAATAACTCCAAAGGCCGTGAAAGCGCTGGTGTGCCAGATAATAAAATCACATGTCGTGCTTGCTTCGATAGACGTCCCGCCACCATGGaacatttggtttttgaattttttaaagtgtGTGATTCATCGAAAATTACAAAGCCGAAATTACGTTGCATTAGCTGTTCAACATGCCGGTCCATCATATTATAACTGGTAATGAGAACCTTTGCATCCTCAATAAATTGTTGATTATTGGTGAGGACTTGTATGTAATGAATTGGTATGCTGGGTAGAAGCTCACGTACATGTGAGGCCCAAGACTCTCTGtggagcgaaaaaaaatataaacggaatacaaatatttttagagaaTTTAAACCTAATAGAAGCAGTGGTGCAAATCAGTAGCGGCCAGGATTCTTTATAAAAGTCGGCCACCGCTAGCGCCTGATACGTTTTGCCAAGACCCATTTCATCACAAATCATGAGACGACCATGATGCGCTATAGCAAagctaacaaatttaaatataaattaaaataatttagcgCATTTCTTGTAGTACCTACCAAACACCTTCCTGCTGAAATGGTAACAGTTTTTGTGCTAACTTTGGTTCAATTGAAGACAAGCAAGTGCGTTCGATTTCTACAGCCGGCGAACGACACACCGAAATCACATTCTTAGGTATAGAGCCAATGACGACTTCCGGTTTCATAAGCAAAACTTTACTTTGCAGGAGTTCATAGTCTTGGAGTCCAAAACTCCAAATACGTTTGGAGCTATCTACAAGTTGAGGAATGGAAATATGCTaagctaaaatttatttttcagccCGCCGTTACAAACCATAAGCTTTCGATGGTATGCTTTTGAAGACATCAATCAGTTTGCCATGAAAACATGAAGGCTGCACAACGAAGCGTGTGTTGCTCACCATGTGCACCTTGCAGCTTACTTTAGAGATAAAAACAGGTGCTACttgtttatgctcgttgtttgACGTGTGTGTGGCATTGGTATTCTGTTTACCCGAAAATGCATCACGCCGGTAAGGATGTGAAGCATCACGTGTATTCTTACCATATCCACCTACGTTACCTCGCTTTAAAtcatttaagaaatttatgGCCGCTGCGGAGGGTTTTTCTGCtgcattttgttgttggttgACTGTTGTAGCTTGCTGGTATGACTGATGTTGCTGCTTAAAAGAAGGCTGCTGTTGCGTCGCAGTCCCTTTAGTGATTTCGGTAGACACGGTATTAGCCAAGCGTTTTTTCTTGGCGGCCAGTTTCTCCAAAGCTATTCGacgtttttctgcaatttcagcTGCACTACACACAGACATTTTTTACGAAGGTCTGTTGGCAATTGTCACAACCTGCGATATCTAAAATGTAACTTGTTTTCAATTCAACATGGACGTAAAATaaacaatcacaaaaaaataaaaattcaaattcactaCTTAAATGTTAGAATATGCAAATTCTTCAGAAGGTACTTGTCAATTTCACGACTAGGGGTATTCATCTAAACCCACGATGTAAGCCACTTTGTGGTATTTTTTGTGAATCAATCAgcgaatattaaaattttttattaaacaaagtaATATAGATAAAGGTTTGTTAattgaatcttttttttaatttttgtaatatttttatcttGTACGAGCTCGGCTTGgaaattcattaattttggcaaagattttcttttattattattaagattTTAAACTCAttaattggattttaaattcttttgagCATTAAATATCTCTtatatttgcgaattttttaacttcatttaagTTTACTTATATATTAATTTCACTTCTTTCTATTATCCAATATATTGGTTTATTTTAATTGCAACCTCGTAAACTCCGAGCGTGTCAAACAGTTGCCGAAATTGCTTGAGAAATGGCTTACACAAATTGAGTAAAAAGCCGTTAACATGATTTAACTATCATAGAAACACTATTTGGATGTTAAAAAGTTGTACCAATCGTAAACGCAGTCCCTCAGTACAATTTCACTTTCAAGATGGGCGTGCATGAACTACAGAGTGtaaaaaaaccaagagttgcTCGATGAAAAAGTTAAATGTCTTAAATTTGGCCAATTTTATTGAAAGCGATTAATTGAAACGCTACTTGCACCATTCTGCCATGACATTCAAGTAAAATTTGAATCAGAAACCGCCTCCTGTAAACAGCTTTATGTCGAAATAAGGTTTTTTTCATCTGTTGCACCCTTCTCCACATCAGCTGTTTTATTAATGTGTATTCAGGATCAAAacggaaaataaaatgaactagCAAAATACTGACGACGCAGTGAATCCAAtcaaattgatttcaaatataattaattttgtattgaattatcataaacaatatatttcggGATCGTGGTCTTCTACCCCATAAATTACAGTAATGTGTAGCCTACAAGCGGAGGAGAATCATCTAGCCTCCAAGGCAATAGCTCTACCAAGAGGGGATGCGTCGTCAATAGTGACACTATTCGAAATAAGTTGGCAGGATGTTTTGATCCCCATGGTTGCGGAATTCCTTAGTCTCAAGGAACTTTTTAATTTGCGTTGTTGCTCGCAAACTGCCAAACGCTTCGTAGAAGCTGCATTTGAACGCCGTAAAGACATTAATGTAGCTGGTAATAATAGTCGAAACATAGAATTAGCATTCGCTGTCCTTGGGAAATGCTGCCGCCGCGTTGAAAGCCTGCATTTGGCACGCTGTCACTGGATGACAGATGAATACTTGCTGCCAATTTTAGCTGAAAATACCCGATTACGAGTGGTAAATCTGAATGAGTGCGTAAATATTACACCGTTGGCGTTGCAGCCAATCATAATTGAATGTAAGGAACTACGCATTTTGAAACTCTCAAAATGCCAGTGGTTAACTACGGGTGCGGTGGATGCTTTAACTTTACACCATAACAATTTAGTCGAGTTTGACATTTCACATTGTACAGCAATTGGGGAGCGTTGCTTGATTATGTTTTTCCGaaagttaaacaaattaaatgttttGTCACTCGCCAATACTCCTAGTGTAACCGACCAAGTATTAATCCAGATTGCCAACTACTGCAGTGGCTTAGAGCACATCAATTTGGTCGGCTGTGCTGCCATTTCCGACTATGGCATACAGTAAGTAATAAGTATTGGTTAAGGCgtatagtttatttttttaattacaactttTCAGAAACTGTACACTTTTAAGTGCTTAGTGACGTACGCTCACCGTGTTTTCCCATTCTTCTCTTTTCTATTTGCAGTGCAATCGCGATGCATTGCACTCAGCTACGTTCACTACTCGTGCAACGTTGTCCGCGTGTTACGGAGCGTTCATTAGCACCGCTACGGAAACGCGCGCACATCGATCGACAAAGTCAATTAGACATGTATTTAACCGATTTTTATCCCAGTGATTTTCTCATTTACTGATTTGCAATCTACTATAAATGTGAGAGACATCTAAGACATCGGAGCTTATTTATGCTCTACTTTTCGTTTATTTGCAGCGTTCTAACTACATCATGCCGACATCTCCAATCGCTGATGGTGCATCGATGTCCGAACGTAACGGAGCGCGTGTTGGCGCCACTGCGTGGCCACCTCTTCATCGATAGACCGCAACTGGGCTATAATGTTCCAGCCATACCGGGGTATATTAATTGTCTATACTTACAAGTTTAATTGGAACGCCTATTTAACTGTTTAagactttatatatatttgtgtgattctctatagaaaatattttaagttaaatttatttgtaagattttatttgcaataccgacaaatataattaaatactattaaaaaatagttgtgCTTATGCTTTCACAATAGTTTCCCTCGACACATGTAATACGATTGGATTCTCTCGACTTAACTGAACCGTGTACACTTGACTGTTATCATggacaattgaatttttttaattaatgcaaAGGACGAATGCATTAGAATCAGACATTTATagagtataaaataaaactgatcgagttatttctttaataaattgttAGCAAAAAGACTGGGCTGGAAAATATGTAAGCTGCAAAAAAGCGTCCTacaaaaaaccattttaaaaataatgataattacACCAGCATAAGTAAGTTGCGTACCGATAAAACAAATGCGCAACCGATCATGAATCACTTCCAGCAACATCATTTTagcttaatatatttttatatagagGCTAGAACAAATGCGCATTATTGTGCTGCTATAAGCGGCGAGGTAACGGACGTTGAATTTTCATCACTGCTGAGCTTTGATACCGGCGTGTCGTGACTTGGAAATGTTTCATCTGCACTATCAATTTGCCACTTCGCATGAAGTTGCCTCAGGCGATTATAAGCGCGTGTAGATATATTCAAACTGGGCATAACTTCCAATAAACCAGGCTCATTCATAAACGATAGACCACAAAGGCCAAAGTATGTATGGAATGGGTCGGTTGTAGATTGTGGCCATTTGGAGAAGCCACCTACTATGCCGTCTTGTGTTTCCATAATATATGCGCGATTCTCAGCATAATTGATTAGTTCGAAGGCACCTAAAATACGCAGCGCTGCACCAATCCAAAAGGAGTAGCAAGTGTCTACGGTTTTGTTGG from Anastrepha ludens isolate Willacy chromosome 5, idAnaLude1.1, whole genome shotgun sequence includes these protein-coding regions:
- the LOC128864088 gene encoding SWI/SNF-related matrix-associated actin-dependent regulator of chromatin subfamily A-like protein 1 yields the protein MSVCSAAEIAEKRRIALEKLAAKKKRLANTVSTEITKGTATQQQPSFKQQHQSYQQATTVNQQQNAAEKPSAAAINFLNDLKRGNVGGYGKNTRDASHPYRRDAFSGKQNTNATHTSNNEHKQVAPVFISKVSCKVHMVSNTRFVVQPSCFHGKLIDVFKSIPSKAYDSSKRIWSFGLQDYELLQSKVLLMKPEVVIGSIPKNVISVCRSPAVEIERTCLSSIEPKLAQKLLPFQQEGVCFAIAHHGRLMICDEMGLGKTYQALAVADFYKESWPLLICTTASIRESWASHVRELLPSIPIHYIQVLTNNQQFIEDAKVLITSYNMMDRHVEQLMQRNFGFVIFDESHTLKNSKTKCSMVAGRLSKQARHVILLSGTPALSRPLELFTQILMIDRKFMTFIDFTSRYCDGKQTNFGWDASGQSNLEELNVVLKLKFMIRRTKEAVLPQLAGKQRETVLLDPALLQYNNDTQHNLETLSKSFSSSKGHERKEILLKFYSTTAEVKARAVCAYLKNIIKENIKFIVFAHHRVMMDSITDCLNKLNVNFIRIDGSTKNEARAEYIDKFQTKSSCKVAVLSLRACNAGITLTAAEMIIFAELDWNPSTLAQAESRAHRIGQTKPIICRYLLAAKTSDDIIWNMLKDKQDVLNRAGLFCEDLQDATHTRAPTDSHTIENYFSPTKKDNQPAASVEFEANTKSKPTESVTNDLTNELDLSKELENIGDFFQDDDDDAFKGLMF
- the LOC128863382 gene encoding F-box/LRR-repeat protein 15 isoform X1, whose translation is MCSLQAEENHLASKAIALPRGDASSIVTLFEISWQDVLIPMVAEFLSLKELFNLRCCSQTAKRFVEAAFERRKDINVAGNNSRNIELAFAVLGKCCRRVESLHLARCHWMTDEYLLPILAENTRLRVVNLNECVNITPLALQPIIIECKELRILKLSKCQWLTTGAVDALTLHHNNLVEFDISHCTAIGERCLIMFFRKLNKLNVLSLANTPSVTDQVLIQIANYCSGLEHINLVGCAAISDYGIHVLTTSCRHLQSLMVHRCPNVTERVLAPLRGHLFIDRPQLGYNVPAIPGYINCLYLQV
- the LOC128863382 gene encoding F-box/LRR-repeat protein 15 isoform X2 — encoded protein: MCSLQAEENHLASKAIALPRGDASSIVTLFEISWQDVLIPMVAEFLSLKELFNLRCCSQTAKRFVEAAFERRKDINVAGNNSRNIELAFAVLGKCCRRVESLHLARCHWMTDEYLLPILAENTRLRVVNLNECVNITPLALQPIIIECKELRILKLSKCQWLTTGAVDALTLHHNNLVEFDISHCTAIGERCLIMFFRKLNKLNVLSLANTPSVTDQVLIQIANYCSGLEHINLVGCAAISDYGIHAIAMHCTQLRSLLVQRCPRVTERSLAPLRKRAHIDRQSQLDMYLTDFYPSDFLIY